A single window of Streptomyces griseoviridis DNA harbors:
- a CDS encoding hydantoinase/oxoprolinase family protein codes for MTTHRIRVGIDVGGTFTDAVAVDATSLRLLGQVKVPTSHHHEDGVAHGIVQALDRLLTEVGRAPADVAFLAHGTTQATNALLEGDVATVGLIGIGTGPAALLTRRLASLGRLDLAPGKRLPLAYAHVADPDDPDAVQSAVGHLTEAGAQVLVATEPFAVDRPEGEKAVLDAARPAGLPMTAAHEITSLYGLHKRTRTAVVNAAILPRMLATADLVDASITKAGVTAPLMVMRCDGGVMSLDEMRRRPLLTVLSGPAAGVAGALMQERISEGVFLETGGTSTDISVVRRGKVAVRHATMLGKTSYLSALDVRTVGVGGGSMVRMAAGRVTAVGPRSAHIAGLPYACFADLDDLRDATLDTVEPLPGDPADHVVLDAAGGRYALTLTCAANALGRVPEGDFARCDPEVARAALAPLAAALGVDVPTAAARVLDAGVAQVKAVVDGLVREYRLDPDTAVLVGGGGGAAAVTPHLAAVSGLTGRIARHSEVISPIGVALALVREQIERIVPGATQEQILAVRGEAERAVVAQGASPEGVEVEVTVDPQTSTVRAVATGATELRTQDRAHSADDGERLAAAAASLGTDAARVEILAGTPAHTVYGTEVRRRLRSARHPVRVVDADGVVRLHSPDARVEATTVAAAPELLARLVREATSYGDGGVRAPALRLLLGSRIADLSGVLDPQPLLALARSEMRDRAADEPVVAVVEVRS; via the coding sequence ATGACCACCCACCGCATCCGCGTCGGCATCGACGTGGGCGGAACCTTCACCGACGCCGTGGCCGTGGACGCCACGTCACTGCGGCTGCTGGGACAGGTGAAAGTCCCCACCAGCCACCATCACGAGGACGGCGTCGCCCACGGCATCGTCCAGGCGCTCGACCGGCTCCTCACCGAGGTCGGCCGCGCTCCCGCCGATGTCGCGTTCCTGGCGCACGGCACGACCCAGGCTACCAACGCCCTGCTGGAGGGCGACGTGGCCACCGTCGGGCTCATCGGCATAGGCACGGGGCCCGCCGCCCTCCTCACCCGCAGGCTCGCCTCCCTCGGCCGGCTCGACCTCGCCCCCGGCAAGAGGCTCCCGCTCGCCTACGCGCACGTCGCCGACCCCGACGACCCGGACGCCGTCCAGTCCGCCGTCGGACATCTCACGGAGGCCGGCGCCCAAGTCCTCGTCGCCACCGAGCCGTTCGCCGTCGACCGCCCCGAGGGCGAGAAGGCCGTCCTGGACGCCGCCCGCCCCGCCGGACTGCCCATGACCGCGGCCCACGAGATCACCTCGCTCTACGGACTCCACAAGCGGACCAGGACCGCCGTCGTCAACGCGGCCATCCTGCCCCGCATGCTCGCCACCGCCGACCTCGTCGACGCCTCCATCACCAAGGCCGGGGTCACCGCGCCGCTGATGGTGATGCGCTGCGACGGCGGTGTCATGTCCCTCGACGAGATGCGCCGCCGCCCGCTGCTCACCGTGCTGTCGGGACCGGCCGCCGGGGTCGCGGGCGCCCTCATGCAGGAGCGGATCAGCGAGGGCGTCTTCCTGGAGACCGGCGGCACCTCCACCGACATCAGCGTCGTGCGCCGCGGCAAGGTCGCGGTCCGGCACGCGACCATGCTCGGGAAGACCTCGTACCTGAGCGCGCTCGACGTGCGCACCGTCGGCGTCGGCGGCGGCTCCATGGTGCGGATGGCGGCGGGCCGCGTCACCGCCGTCGGACCGCGCAGCGCCCATATCGCGGGCCTGCCCTACGCCTGCTTCGCCGACCTCGACGACCTGCGGGACGCCACCCTCGACACCGTCGAGCCGCTGCCGGGCGACCCGGCCGACCATGTGGTGCTGGACGCCGCCGGCGGCCGCTACGCCCTCACCCTGACCTGCGCGGCCAACGCCCTCGGGCGGGTCCCCGAGGGCGACTTCGCGCGCTGCGACCCCGAGGTGGCGCGCGCCGCGCTCGCCCCGCTCGCCGCCGCCCTCGGCGTCGACGTGCCGACGGCCGCCGCACGGGTCCTCGACGCCGGTGTCGCGCAGGTCAAAGCTGTCGTCGACGGCCTCGTCCGGGAGTACCGGCTCGACCCCGACACCGCCGTCCTGGTCGGAGGCGGCGGAGGGGCCGCCGCCGTCACCCCGCACCTCGCCGCCGTCAGCGGGCTGACCGGCCGCATCGCCCGGCACAGCGAGGTCATCAGCCCGATCGGGGTGGCGCTTGCCCTGGTCAGGGAGCAGATCGAGCGGATCGTGCCCGGCGCGACCCAGGAGCAGATCCTCGCCGTGCGCGGCGAGGCGGAGCGGGCCGTCGTCGCCCAGGGCGCCTCGCCCGAGGGCGTCGAGGTGGAGGTGACCGTCGATCCGCAGACCAGCACCGTCCGCGCGGTCGCCACCGGCGCCACCGAACTGCGCACCCAGGACCGCGCGCACAGCGCCGACGACGGTGAGCGGCTCGCCGCTGCCGCCGCCAGCCTGGGCACCGACGCCGCCCGCGTCGAGATCCTGGCGGGCACGCCCGCGCACACCGTGTACGGCACCGAGGTGCGCCGCAGACTGCGCTCCGCCCGCCACCCGGTGCGGGTCGTCGACGCGGACGGCGTGGTGCGGCTGCACTCCCCCGACGCGCGGGTCGAGGCGACCACCGTGGCCGCCGCCCCCGAACTCCTCGCCCGCCTGGTGCGGGAGGCCACCTCCTACGGCGACGGCGGGGTCCGCGCCCCCGCCCTGCGGCTGCTGCTCGGCTCCCGGATCGCCGACCTGTCCGGCGTCCTCGACCCGCAGCCGCTGCTCGCCCTGGCCCGCAGCGAGATGCGGGACCGGGCGGCGGACGAGCCCGTGGTCGCCGTCGTGGAGGTCAGATCGTGA